GGAAGACGTCGGGTGTGGCCCCGGCCCCGAGGCCCCTCCCGGGCGACGGCGGCTGACATCGGCCGGGGGGAGGCGCGCGGCGTGACGTTCCGGCGAGCGTGGGCGTGGCGAAACCCGGGTGCCCACGCGTGAGAGTGCTGGTGATCGACGCCATCGCCGCCGAGGGGATCGCGTTCCTCACCGAGCGCGGCTTCCGGGTGGACCAGGTGTCGAGCAAGCTGCCCCGGGAGGAGCTGTACGCGAAGATCGCCGGCTACGAGGCGATCATCACCCGCTCCTCCACCACGGTCACGCCGGAGTTCCTCGCCCACGCCCGCCGCCTCCGGATCGTCGGGCGCGCCGGAGTCGGCGTGGACAACATCGATCTCGACGCCTGCTCACGCCAGGGCGTGGTGGTGGCCAACGCCCCCGGCGGCAACGTCGTCTCGGCGGCGGAGCACACCGTGGGCATGCTGCTGGCCCTGGTGCGCAAGATCCCCCAGGCGCACGACGAGCTGAAACACCTCCGCTGGGACCGGGGCATCTACGGCACCGAGCTCTTCCGCAAGACGGCGGGGATCATCGGCCTCGGGAAGGTGGGCTCCCGCGTCGCCGCGCGGCTCCGGGCCTTCGACATGGACGTGCTCGTCTACGACCCGTACATCCCCGAGAGCCGCGCGCGCGACCTGGCCGTGCGGCTGACGGACCTCGGGACGCTCCTCGCCCGCTCCGACATCGTCACGGTTCACGTGCCGCTCACCGACGAGACCGAGAACATGGTCGCGGCGCGCGAGCTCGCCCTCATGAAGCCGGGCGCGCGCCTCGTGAACTGCGCGCGCGGCGGCATCGTCCACGAGGGCGACCTGCTGGCGGCGCTCGAGTCCGGGCACGTGGCCGGCGCCGCCGTGGACGTGTGGACCGAGGAGCCTCCGGTGTCCCCGGTGGTGAAGCGGCTCGTCACGCACCCGCGCGTGGTGGTGACGCCGCACCTGGGCGCCAACACCCACGAGGCGCAGGTCAACGTGGCGGTGGACGTGGCGCGCCAGGTCACGGCCTTCCGGGACGGCGAGCTGGTGGAGCATGCGGTCAACATCCCCATCGGGGACCGGGAGACGATGGCGGAGCAGCGGCCCTTCATCGCGCTGGCGGAGGTCCTGGGCCGGTTCTGCGTGCAGCTCGAGCGCGACAACGTGGAGCGCGTGGAGGTGATGGTGGCGGGGCAGGTGGCCCGCCACGACCCCGCGCTGATCGGCCGCGCGGTGCTGAAGGGGCTCCTCGATCGGGTCACCGCACAGACGGTGAACCTGGTCAACGCGCACCTCGTGGCCCGGGATCGCGGCCTGACCCTGGTGCTGCGCACCGACCAGGCGGGCGGCGCGGGCTACGCCAGCCTGCTCACGGTGACGACCCAGGCCGGCGCGAAGCGCAAGATCATCGCCGGCACCGTCTTCGACGGCATGCCGCGCATCGTCCGGCTCCGCGACCTCGACATCGAGTTCAACCCCGAGGGGCATGTGCTCGTGCTCTCGTACGAGGACCGGCCGGGCATGGTCGGCCGGATCGGCACCATCCTCGGGCGCCACAACGTCAACATCGCCTCCATGCACGTGGGGCGCCGCAGCAAGCGCGGCAACGCCATCGTGGTGCTCCTGCTCGACGAGGATGTCCCTGCCGACGTCGTCGAGGAGGTCGGCAAGGGCGTGGAGGCGGACTTCGCCCGCGTGATCCGGCTCGAGCCGTGACGACGGGCCGGCGCCCGGTTCCGCTGGAAACGCGCCCGTGGGGCGGGTTCTCGACGCTCTGGGAGGGCCCCGGGTACAAGGTCAAGCGTCTCGTGGTGGAGCCGGGCCACCGCTTCAGCCTGCAGAAGCACCGGCGCCGCGCCGAGCACTGGATCGTGGTGGAAGGCAGGCCTCGCGTCACCATCGACGGGCGGGCGCGGCGGCTGAGGCCCCGCCAGTCGGTGACCGTGCCCCGCGGCGCCTGGCACCGCGCCGAGAATCCCGGCCGCGTGCCCGTCGTCATCATCGAGGTGCAACACGGCGCCTATCTCGGCGAGGACGACATCGTCCGCCGTCACGACGATTACGGGCGCAGCGGAGCCCCCTCGGCGCCCCGGCGCGGCGCCTCCCCCGCGGGCTCAGGCACGGCGCCGGCTAGCGGTC
The sequence above is a segment of the Candidatus Rokuibacteriota bacterium genome. Coding sequences within it:
- the serA gene encoding phosphoglycerate dehydrogenase, which translates into the protein MRVLVIDAIAAEGIAFLTERGFRVDQVSSKLPREELYAKIAGYEAIITRSSTTVTPEFLAHARRLRIVGRAGVGVDNIDLDACSRQGVVVANAPGGNVVSAAEHTVGMLLALVRKIPQAHDELKHLRWDRGIYGTELFRKTAGIIGLGKVGSRVAARLRAFDMDVLVYDPYIPESRARDLAVRLTDLGTLLARSDIVTVHVPLTDETENMVAARELALMKPGARLVNCARGGIVHEGDLLAALESGHVAGAAVDVWTEEPPVSPVVKRLVTHPRVVVTPHLGANTHEAQVNVAVDVARQVTAFRDGELVEHAVNIPIGDRETMAEQRPFIALAEVLGRFCVQLERDNVERVEVMVAGQVARHDPALIGRAVLKGLLDRVTAQTVNLVNAHLVARDRGLTLVLRTDQAGGAGYASLLTVTTQAGAKRKIIAGTVFDGMPRIVRLRDLDIEFNPEGHVLVLSYEDRPGMVGRIGTILGRHNVNIASMHVGRRSKRGNAIVVLLLDEDVPADVVEEVGKGVEADFARVIRLEP
- a CDS encoding phosphomannose isomerase type II C-terminal cupin domain; the protein is MTTGRRPVPLETRPWGGFSTLWEGPGYKVKRLVVEPGHRFSLQKHRRRAEHWIVVEGRPRVTIDGRARRLRPRQSVTVPRGAWHRAENPGRVPVVIIEVQHGAYLGEDDIVRRHDDYGRSGAPSAPRRGASPAGSGTAPASGPVRRGTP